One Cupriavidus basilensis genomic window carries:
- a CDS encoding branched-chain amino acid ABC transporter permease, translated as MTRPNFVEHFRSLARIGRLELLFWATLLGLFFCPGSDLVLVSQIMIWGLFALSLDLLLGYRGIPSLGHAAFFGIGAYAAAFLGKYGWTEPISGLLMAGALAGLAGLVAGRILRNMHGVGLLMVTLGLNMILFDAVHRATDVTGGDDGLPGIEIAPLLGQFRFDMAGRTAYVYTFVVVLVCFLAVRALVKSSFGLSMLGARDNPRRMIMLGAPLDRDLTVVFGMSAALAGIAGALLTQTTEFVSPEALAFTRSADVLVMLVIGGTGVLYGGFIGAAVFILLRDLLSTFNPIYWYFWIGLLLVLIVATFRKGILPTLLERLNAWKEMRA; from the coding sequence ATGACTCGTCCCAATTTTGTCGAACATTTTCGATCCCTGGCCCGCATCGGGCGCCTGGAGCTCCTCTTCTGGGCGACGTTGCTGGGCCTGTTCTTCTGCCCGGGCAGCGATCTTGTACTCGTATCCCAAATCATGATCTGGGGCCTGTTCGCGCTGTCCCTGGACCTGCTGCTCGGATATCGCGGTATCCCTTCGCTCGGCCATGCGGCGTTCTTCGGCATCGGTGCCTACGCGGCCGCATTCCTCGGCAAGTACGGCTGGACGGAGCCCATCAGCGGCCTGCTGATGGCAGGCGCGCTGGCGGGTCTCGCCGGCCTGGTCGCCGGGCGCATTTTGCGCAACATGCATGGCGTCGGTCTGCTGATGGTCACTCTCGGCCTCAACATGATCCTCTTCGATGCCGTTCACCGCGCAACTGACGTCACTGGCGGCGACGACGGGCTGCCAGGCATCGAGATCGCGCCCCTCCTTGGCCAATTCCGCTTCGACATGGCCGGGCGGACCGCCTACGTCTACACGTTCGTTGTCGTCCTGGTCTGCTTTCTGGCGGTGCGTGCACTGGTCAAATCGTCGTTCGGGCTGTCGATGCTTGGGGCACGGGACAACCCTCGGCGCATGATCATGCTGGGCGCGCCCCTGGACCGTGATCTCACCGTCGTCTTCGGAATGTCCGCCGCGCTGGCGGGTATTGCGGGCGCCCTGCTCACGCAGACCACCGAGTTCGTGTCGCCCGAAGCGTTGGCATTCACGCGCTCGGCGGACGTACTCGTGATGCTAGTAATTGGAGGTACGGGCGTGCTGTACGGAGGATTCATCGGTGCCGCCGTATTTATCCTGCTCCGCGACCTTCTCTCGACGTTCAATCCAATCTACTGGTACTTCTGGATTGGCCTCCTGCTAGTACTCATCGTGGCGACTTTCCGCAAGGGAATCCTGCCAACCCTGCTCGAACGTCTGAACGCATGGAAGGAGATGCGTGCATGA
- a CDS encoding PaaI family thioesterase, protein MFELSCADLQAICRQVFPPLVQSLELEVTSANGGVVEVRMPITKYTARPDGVMSGQALCSLADTAMVLALTSAIGEFRPIATVDLRVTFMGAVRDTDAIATATVERVGASLAFVSMVVTSQEGRVAVRASATFAMPRESGAKEKAA, encoded by the coding sequence ATGTTTGAGCTTTCCTGTGCAGACCTGCAGGCAATATGCCGGCAAGTATTTCCACCGTTGGTTCAGTCCCTGGAGCTCGAGGTAACAAGCGCCAACGGCGGGGTTGTAGAGGTTCGGATGCCGATCACGAAGTATACCGCCAGGCCAGACGGGGTCATGTCCGGACAGGCGCTGTGCTCGCTGGCCGATACAGCGATGGTGCTCGCGCTGACCAGTGCAATTGGAGAATTCCGGCCGATCGCCACCGTTGATCTCCGCGTGACGTTCATGGGTGCGGTGCGTGACACGGATGCGATTGCGACAGCCACGGTGGAGCGAGTCGGCGCCAGCCTGGCCTTTGTTTCCATGGTCGTGACATCGCAGGAGGGACGCGTCGCGGTACGCGCCAGTGCCACGTTTGCAATGCCGCGCGAGAGCGGTGCCAAGGAGAAAGCAGCATGA
- a CDS encoding ABC transporter substrate-binding protein, whose amino-acid sequence MHVHQPVDLGISDNVIKLFQLKNGNTVAGRRIEFVKRDTTGPNPELVKRLAQELIVREKVSILVGPDFTPNVLAIAPLVTEAKVPTIITGAATQGIVARSPYYARTFFSVPQPVRPLAEWAYKNGMKKPFVVVADFAPGHDTEATFIKTFSDLGGKVAGTARVPVRSPEFSSYMQRIKDTQPDAVFAFFPIGELVPQFLKAYTDAGLNNGKIRLIGTGDMSDESLIDAAGDAALGIVTAGVYSSAHDSALNKQFVADYAAQYGKTPRVAAGGIAVWDAMRLIYDGLAAQGQGRFDPDKFMAFAKGRSFESPRGPLAIDKNTGDVTQNVYIRRVERRDGVLQNIEFETFKAVLAK is encoded by the coding sequence ATGCACGTGCATCAGCCTGTCGATCTCGGGATATCCGACAACGTCATCAAGCTTTTCCAACTGAAGAACGGCAACACGGTCGCCGGCAGGAGAATCGAGTTCGTCAAGCGCGACACCACTGGCCCCAACCCGGAACTGGTCAAGCGGCTGGCGCAGGAATTGATCGTGCGTGAAAAGGTCAGCATCCTTGTCGGGCCCGATTTCACGCCGAATGTGCTGGCGATTGCGCCGCTCGTCACCGAAGCCAAAGTCCCCACGATCATCACAGGAGCCGCCACACAGGGCATCGTTGCGAGGTCGCCGTACTACGCACGCACGTTCTTTTCTGTCCCGCAGCCGGTGCGTCCGCTAGCGGAATGGGCGTACAAGAACGGGATGAAGAAGCCGTTCGTCGTAGTTGCGGACTTCGCGCCCGGTCACGACACTGAGGCCACCTTTATCAAGACCTTCTCGGACCTGGGCGGCAAGGTGGCTGGAACGGCGCGGGTGCCGGTGCGCAGCCCCGAGTTCTCGAGCTACATGCAGCGCATCAAGGATACGCAGCCCGACGCGGTATTCGCGTTCTTTCCGATTGGCGAGCTGGTACCGCAATTCCTGAAGGCCTACACCGATGCGGGCCTCAACAACGGGAAGATCAGGCTCATCGGCACTGGCGATATGAGTGACGAGAGCCTTATCGACGCGGCAGGCGACGCCGCCCTCGGGATCGTAACGGCGGGGGTCTACTCTTCCGCCCACGATTCAGCACTCAACAAGCAGTTCGTCGCCGACTACGCCGCGCAGTACGGCAAGACCCCTCGGGTTGCGGCAGGAGGCATTGCCGTGTGGGATGCGATGCGGCTGATCTACGACGGCCTAGCTGCCCAGGGGCAGGGCCGGTTTGACCCGGACAAGTTCATGGCCTTCGCCAAGGGCCGTTCCTTTGAAAGCCCACGCGGGCCGCTGGCCATCGACAAGAACACTGGCGATGTGACCCAGAACGTCTACATCCGCCGCGTGGAGCGGCGTGACGGGGTGTTGCAGAACATCGAGTTCGAGACCTTCAAGGCGGTACTCGCCAAGTAA
- a CDS encoding ABC transporter ATP-binding protein — translation MNTDLVLQTSELRMSFGGLQIFERLNFSLRCGERHAIIGPNGAGKSTFVNLVTGLLKPTGGRLLVDGRDITASTPQQRVRHGLVRTFQTNTLFPTLNPLESVVLALCERDGLTRPTWRAVRRMTRQIDEATDLLERFGLLGAARLPTHKLPYGEQRVLEVVLALAMRPRILLLDEPAAGLSTAQGVALFEQLSNLAGETSVLFIEHDMHLVFRYADRVSVFAGGDVIAQGTPDEVRSNEHVRKAYLGSQA, via the coding sequence ATGAACACGGACCTCGTACTGCAAACCAGCGAACTCAGGATGTCATTTGGCGGCCTCCAGATTTTCGAGCGGCTCAATTTCTCGCTGCGCTGCGGCGAACGGCACGCGATCATCGGCCCGAATGGCGCGGGCAAGAGCACTTTCGTGAACCTTGTGACGGGCCTGCTCAAACCTACTGGCGGCCGACTGCTGGTCGATGGTCGCGACATAACGGCGTCCACGCCTCAGCAACGCGTGCGCCATGGCCTGGTGCGTACCTTCCAGACCAATACGCTGTTTCCCACACTTAACCCGCTGGAGTCCGTGGTTCTGGCGCTGTGCGAACGCGATGGCCTGACGCGCCCTACATGGCGAGCAGTGCGCCGCATGACGAGGCAGATCGACGAGGCAACCGACCTGCTTGAACGCTTTGGTCTCCTTGGTGCCGCTCGACTTCCCACTCACAAACTGCCGTACGGCGAGCAACGTGTGCTGGAGGTGGTGCTCGCACTCGCCATGCGCCCGCGCATCCTGCTCCTCGATGAGCCCGCCGCCGGCCTGTCCACCGCCCAGGGCGTGGCGCTGTTCGAGCAGTTGTCGAATCTGGCCGGCGAAACATCGGTGCTCTTTATCGAACATGACATGCACCTTGTCTTTCGCTATGCAGACCGGGTCTCTGTATTCGCAGGCGGCGACGTCATCGCTCAAGGCACGCCTGATGAAGTCCGTTCCAACGAGCACGTGAGGAAGGCATACCTTGGAAGCCAAGCTTGA
- a CDS encoding FAD-dependent monooxygenase has product MSTRPIKVVVAGAGIGGLAAAIALRQQGCEVVVVEQAAELGEVGAGVQMSPNAVKVLRALAVEPLVRETACEPLAFTGRDWKSGRVLYRTPIKGTFERLYGAHYYHVHRADLHHALCERLGDAELRVGQRVLGVEQHGEVASLKLADGSAVEADVVIGADGIHSAVRRSIVGDDKPRFTGNICWRGMVPVAALPKGHVELASSNWLGPKGHVVHYYVRGGAMVNFVAVYETDEWKEESWSTPSSVDELLQTYSGWNEELLRTFRATERCFKWALYDRDPLPHWSEGRVTLLGDAAHPMLPFLAQGAAMAIEDGYELATTLGKLRDGVGVEAALIAYEQRRIPRTSRVQLGARARGTTMHLRSPWARMKRNLGFMLRSFRKPETTTHRAEWIYGYDATQA; this is encoded by the coding sequence ATGAGTACGCGTCCGATCAAGGTGGTAGTGGCAGGTGCGGGGATTGGAGGGCTCGCTGCTGCGATCGCCCTCCGTCAGCAGGGATGCGAGGTGGTAGTGGTGGAGCAAGCGGCGGAGCTTGGCGAAGTTGGCGCAGGCGTGCAAATGAGCCCCAACGCTGTCAAGGTACTGCGGGCGCTGGCCGTCGAGCCACTGGTTCGCGAAACCGCATGCGAGCCATTGGCGTTTACGGGGCGCGACTGGAAAAGTGGTCGTGTCCTGTACCGGACCCCAATAAAGGGTACGTTCGAGCGCTTGTACGGCGCGCACTATTACCACGTGCACCGGGCCGATTTGCATCATGCACTGTGCGAGCGGCTGGGCGACGCGGAACTGCGAGTTGGCCAGCGCGTGCTGGGCGTCGAACAGCATGGCGAGGTGGCAAGTCTGAAACTGGCCGATGGCAGTGCCGTGGAGGCGGATGTGGTCATCGGCGCGGATGGTATTCATTCGGCCGTGCGCCGCAGCATCGTGGGCGATGACAAGCCCCGCTTCACTGGCAACATCTGTTGGCGAGGGATGGTTCCAGTGGCGGCGCTGCCGAAGGGCCACGTGGAGCTTGCGTCGTCGAACTGGCTTGGTCCGAAGGGGCACGTCGTTCACTACTACGTCCGGGGCGGAGCCATGGTCAACTTCGTGGCGGTGTACGAGACTGACGAATGGAAGGAGGAATCGTGGTCCACGCCAAGCTCGGTCGATGAGCTACTTCAGACGTATTCGGGGTGGAACGAGGAGTTGTTGCGGACTTTCCGTGCGACGGAGCGCTGTTTCAAGTGGGCGCTCTATGACAGGGATCCTCTCCCGCACTGGTCCGAAGGGCGAGTGACGCTGCTCGGTGATGCCGCGCATCCGATGTTGCCATTCCTGGCGCAGGGCGCTGCCATGGCGATCGAGGATGGCTACGAGTTGGCGACGACGCTTGGCAAATTGCGCGACGGTGTGGGTGTCGAGGCGGCTCTGATCGCCTACGAGCAACGGCGCATTCCCCGAACGAGTCGAGTACAGCTCGGTGCGCGCGCTCGAGGCACGACGATGCATCTACGATCGCCGTGGGCCCGAATGAAGCGAAATCTCGGATTCATGCTCCGGAGTTTTCGGAAGCCCGAAACGACCACGCATCGTGCCGAGTGGATCTACGGCTATGACGCCACGCAGGCCTAG
- a CDS encoding ABC transporter ATP-binding protein, whose amino-acid sequence MEAKLEAEPPLAVTNGGMSPQSIESRAASASTRTLLDIRGLCAGYKSARVLHDLTLSVQRGETLVVIGRNGVGKTTLIETIIGLTSHHAGEIWFDGKRIDTLRAYQRNRLGVAWVPQEREIFPSLSVEENLDVVRRPGPWDVERAYGLFPRLKERRRNYADQLSGGEQQMLALCRALMTNPSLLLLDEPIEGLAPLIVQEMLYAIDRMRRNSDMTIILVEQKYDLALAHSDRCVVIDHGSVVHSGPSHALLGNQPLIDRLLGVSA is encoded by the coding sequence TTGGAAGCCAAGCTTGAGGCGGAACCTCCGCTCGCCGTGACAAATGGCGGCATGAGCCCGCAATCCATCGAATCGCGTGCGGCTTCAGCGTCGACCCGCACGCTCCTAGACATACGCGGACTCTGTGCGGGCTACAAGTCCGCTCGTGTCCTGCATGATCTGACGCTGTCGGTGCAACGCGGGGAAACTCTCGTCGTGATCGGCCGGAATGGTGTCGGCAAGACAACCCTGATCGAAACCATCATCGGACTGACGAGCCATCACGCCGGAGAGATCTGGTTCGACGGCAAGCGCATCGACACCCTGCGCGCGTACCAGCGCAATCGGCTTGGCGTTGCGTGGGTACCTCAGGAGCGCGAAATCTTTCCATCGCTGAGCGTCGAGGAGAATCTTGACGTGGTACGCCGTCCGGGGCCATGGGACGTCGAGCGCGCCTATGGCCTGTTTCCGCGTCTGAAGGAGCGGCGTCGCAACTACGCGGACCAGCTATCAGGCGGCGAGCAGCAGATGCTCGCACTCTGCAGGGCACTAATGACCAACCCTTCCCTGCTTCTGCTTGACGAGCCCATTGAAGGACTTGCGCCACTGATCGTGCAGGAAATGCTCTATGCCATCGATCGCATGCGGCGAAACAGCGACATGACGATCATCCTCGTCGAACAGAAGTACGACCTGGCCCTTGCCCATTCCGATCGCTGCGTCGTGATCGACCATGGCAGCGTAGTACATAGTGGGCCAAGCCATGCACTGCTCGGCAATCAACCGCTGATCGACCGCCTGCTCGGCGTCTCCGCCTAA
- a CDS encoding branched-chain amino acid ABC transporter permease, with translation MTTLTTIATLLFNGLSYGVLLFIIAVGLSISMGMMRFVNLAQVSFSMLGGYVMVSAMDATGIPFLASLPLAFIAAGALALALERLVLRHFYEADELTHVLLTLGLVFMSISSVAYIWGPAFRPVSVPAWLSGQVSVLGLDLECYRIFVLVAGGLLCAALTLGIEYTRFGAMVRACVDNRRAASGSGMNTGAIFAWTFALGGGMAGLGGALSANLLSLDPNFPLRYLVYVLIVVSVGGMGNIPGTLLAAALIGVADVVGKYYLPEAGGLFIYALTVLIMMWRPQGLTGRKV, from the coding sequence ATGACCACTCTTACTACGATCGCAACGCTTCTGTTCAATGGCCTGTCCTACGGCGTGCTGTTGTTCATCATCGCCGTTGGCCTGTCCATCTCCATGGGGATGATGCGCTTTGTCAACCTCGCGCAGGTCAGCTTCTCCATGCTGGGCGGCTATGTCATGGTCAGCGCGATGGATGCCACGGGTATTCCATTCCTGGCTAGCCTGCCGCTCGCGTTCATCGCCGCGGGCGCGCTGGCGCTGGCACTGGAACGCCTGGTGCTCCGTCACTTCTATGAAGCCGACGAACTGACCCACGTATTGTTGACATTGGGCCTGGTCTTCATGTCCATCTCGTCGGTCGCCTATATCTGGGGCCCCGCATTTCGCCCGGTCTCGGTCCCTGCCTGGCTCAGCGGCCAGGTTTCGGTGCTCGGGCTAGACCTCGAGTGCTACCGCATCTTCGTGCTCGTCGCTGGCGGGCTACTTTGCGCCGCCCTGACACTGGGCATCGAGTACACGCGGTTTGGCGCCATGGTACGCGCGTGCGTCGACAACCGTCGCGCCGCATCGGGCAGCGGCATGAATACCGGCGCCATCTTCGCATGGACCTTTGCGCTCGGCGGCGGAATGGCTGGGCTTGGCGGTGCGTTGTCGGCCAACCTGCTGAGCCTGGATCCCAACTTCCCGTTGCGTTATCTCGTCTATGTACTGATCGTCGTCTCGGTCGGCGGGATGGGCAACATTCCCGGAACCCTGCTCGCGGCTGCCCTGATCGGCGTGGCTGACGTGGTAGGCAAGTACTACCTGCCAGAGGCCGGTGGACTGTTCATCTACGCCTTGACGGTGCTCATCATGATGTGGCGACCGCAGGGCCTGACAGGCAGGAAGGTCTGA
- a CDS encoding NAD-dependent epimerase/dehydratase family protein — protein sequence MIIIFGGTGMLGQHTARELVDKGQTVVVTGVRRQTPSLLTDAIRRNQVFVEYLDLTDPHAVMGLVARYKPDVIIDTAGYAPKLLRPAAEVRARVTAQLNLLEAAKLYGVDRVVLTSSSDAYWGLGPEFLPLREDMPVPLQEDDDNFIVQSWAKKTLEIVANLYRRQEGLNIVTVRCSGMFGPGYRTFLNLPSRLIRAGLAGTAPDFSKGGVPSADDGYDQTYVKDIAHGMGLVVRAPKLNHSVYNLGSGRSTTYGEIARAVEKAIPGFKVELRSATHATQATSPGREVNMGNFHMDISRIGDELGYVPRYSIEQSIAEYADWLRTHDM from the coding sequence ATGATCATCATCTTCGGCGGTACGGGCATGCTTGGACAGCATACCGCCCGTGAACTGGTCGACAAGGGTCAGACCGTTGTCGTAACCGGTGTGCGCCGGCAGACGCCGTCCTTGTTGACAGACGCCATCAGGCGCAATCAGGTCTTCGTCGAGTACCTCGACCTGACAGACCCTCATGCTGTCATGGGTCTCGTGGCCAGGTACAAACCGGATGTCATAATTGACACCGCCGGTTACGCCCCGAAGCTTCTGCGACCTGCCGCGGAAGTGCGGGCACGGGTGACGGCACAGTTGAACCTGCTCGAGGCGGCCAAGCTATATGGCGTCGACCGCGTCGTGCTGACCAGCTCGTCGGACGCGTACTGGGGGCTTGGGCCAGAATTCCTGCCGCTGAGAGAGGACATGCCCGTTCCTCTGCAGGAGGACGACGACAACTTCATTGTGCAGTCGTGGGCCAAGAAGACGCTTGAGATCGTCGCCAACCTGTACCGCCGCCAGGAAGGCCTGAACATCGTCACGGTCCGATGCAGCGGCATGTTCGGCCCCGGCTATCGCACGTTCCTGAACCTTCCCAGCCGGCTCATCCGCGCCGGGTTGGCAGGAACGGCGCCCGATTTTTCAAAGGGCGGCGTACCTTCGGCGGACGATGGTTATGACCAGACCTATGTCAAAGACATCGCACACGGCATGGGGCTCGTGGTACGCGCGCCGAAACTGAACCACAGCGTCTACAACCTTGGGAGCGGGCGCTCGACAACCTACGGCGAGATTGCGCGCGCAGTGGAAAAAGCCATTCCCGGCTTCAAGGTCGAGTTGCGCTCCGCCACACATGCCACGCAAGCGACAAGCCCTGGACGTGAAGTCAACATGGGCAACTTCCACATGGACATTTCGCGCATCGGCGACGAACTTGGCTACGTGCCCAGATACTCGATCGAGCAATCCATTGCCGAGTATGCCGACTGGCTGAGGACGCACGATATGTGA
- a CDS encoding enoyl-CoA hydratase-related protein, whose amino-acid sequence MIITSTDSTTGIATLTWDVPGSPVNVKNRAAIFSFIEAVNDVVSDSTVKGIIVTSAKRDFISGGDLYELRAARTPEAAGALVADIGACLRRLETSGKPVVAAINGSAIGGGLEVALACHHRIATDDNATRIGMPEVTLGLMPGSGGTQRLPRLIGIPRAASLLLDGKLLPVKEAHALGIVDKIVPAAELLDAARAWLLDGLVASQPWDREGYALPGDDPQSMKGRMFFMGAWPKVRRKTSPEDPAAAAILQALHHGLERGIDAGLKIEARLFAGVASSDAPA is encoded by the coding sequence ATGATCATTACTTCAACCGATTCGACCACCGGTATCGCGACGCTGACCTGGGACGTCCCGGGTTCACCGGTGAATGTCAAGAATAGGGCCGCAATCTTTTCTTTCATCGAAGCTGTAAATGATGTCGTTTCGGATTCGACAGTGAAAGGCATCATCGTCACTTCCGCAAAGCGCGACTTCATCTCTGGCGGCGATCTGTACGAACTGCGCGCCGCACGCACGCCGGAGGCAGCCGGCGCGCTGGTCGCCGATATCGGCGCATGCCTGAGGCGGCTGGAGACGTCAGGCAAGCCTGTGGTTGCCGCGATCAATGGTTCGGCAATTGGCGGCGGTCTCGAGGTTGCGCTCGCCTGTCATCACCGCATCGCGACGGATGACAATGCCACCCGAATCGGCATGCCGGAGGTGACATTGGGGCTGATGCCTGGATCTGGCGGCACGCAGCGGCTACCGCGCCTGATCGGAATCCCACGCGCGGCATCGCTGCTTCTGGATGGCAAGCTCCTGCCGGTGAAAGAAGCGCATGCGCTTGGAATCGTAGACAAGATCGTTCCCGCCGCGGAGCTTCTTGATGCGGCGCGCGCCTGGTTGCTCGATGGCCTTGTCGCGAGCCAACCTTGGGATCGCGAAGGATACGCCCTGCCTGGCGATGATCCGCAATCGATGAAAGGGCGCATGTTCTTCATGGGCGCTTGGCCGAAGGTGCGTCGCAAGACGTCACCGGAGGATCCCGCGGCGGCTGCGATTCTGCAAGCACTCCACCACGGCCTGGAGCGAGGCATCGATGCAGGTCTGAAGATCGAAGCACGATTGTTCGCAGGCGTTGCCAGCTCGGATGCCCCTGCTTGA
- a CDS encoding MFS transporter has product MLTQPVNRWWNVVAGALCAAVGAGVVGVYMFGVFAKSIGAEFGWSRVSVSLGLTAFALASGVGSLTLGLAIDRFGLRKVTSIYVLLFGGSIALVPLLPARLDYFVMAFAVMGFFGSAATVLPYAAAICNWFDRERGLALGLVNAGTGIGAALMPLYANFLLSRYGWRGGYWGVAVVVTLIPIVALALWVRLPTAQRGARNPKGDTVPLSAIVKSSRAFWLIAIAIFTVSVATFGIISQLVPIATDRGNSPLVAARILSTVGIGSLFGRLAAGYVMDRVFAPYVAAGVFVLAMIGMGILTAANSVFVMTIAAVMVGVAAGAEGDILTFLVSRYFPMNAFGSVTGAIWVTWAWGGALGTYLLGFSYDATHSYGIAIAGFIAALALGTAAILSVGPYAFALPRTVAGEAESDAKVTASVQDASVS; this is encoded by the coding sequence ATGCTCACACAACCTGTCAATCGATGGTGGAACGTGGTTGCCGGAGCGCTCTGTGCTGCTGTGGGTGCGGGCGTCGTTGGTGTCTACATGTTTGGCGTGTTTGCCAAATCGATTGGCGCCGAATTTGGGTGGTCGCGAGTATCGGTATCTTTGGGATTAACCGCCTTTGCGTTGGCGTCTGGCGTTGGATCCCTGACACTGGGGCTTGCCATCGACCGGTTCGGCCTGCGCAAGGTGACGTCGATCTACGTCCTTCTCTTCGGGGGATCCATAGCGCTGGTCCCGCTGTTGCCCGCGCGGCTCGACTACTTCGTGATGGCATTCGCCGTGATGGGCTTCTTTGGCTCGGCCGCCACGGTGCTGCCCTATGCGGCGGCAATCTGCAACTGGTTCGACCGCGAGCGTGGCCTGGCACTGGGGCTGGTGAATGCCGGAACCGGTATCGGCGCGGCACTGATGCCGCTATACGCCAACTTTCTGCTGTCGCGATATGGATGGCGCGGCGGTTACTGGGGCGTAGCGGTGGTGGTCACCCTTATTCCAATCGTGGCCCTTGCGCTTTGGGTGCGACTCCCAACCGCACAGCGCGGCGCACGTAACCCGAAAGGCGACACCGTTCCGTTGTCGGCGATCGTGAAATCGAGCAGGGCCTTCTGGCTGATTGCGATTGCCATCTTTACCGTTTCGGTTGCAACGTTCGGAATCATCTCCCAGCTCGTGCCGATTGCGACGGATCGTGGCAATTCACCGCTGGTGGCGGCGAGAATCCTTTCGACGGTGGGGATCGGATCACTGTTCGGCAGATTGGCAGCAGGCTATGTCATGGACAGGGTCTTTGCCCCCTACGTGGCGGCCGGCGTTTTCGTCCTGGCCATGATTGGCATGGGTATCCTGACTGCCGCAAACTCGGTGTTCGTGATGACGATCGCAGCAGTCATGGTTGGTGTCGCCGCGGGAGCGGAGGGCGACATCCTGACGTTTCTGGTCAGCCGCTATTTCCCGATGAACGCTTTCGGCAGCGTCACTGGGGCAATTTGGGTGACGTGGGCGTGGGGCGGGGCGCTGGGAACCTATCTGCTGGGATTCTCGTATGACGCGACGCATTCCTACGGCATCGCCATTGCTGGATTTATTGCTGCATTGGCGCTGGGCACCGCGGCGATCCTGAGTGTTGGTCCCTATGCCTTCGCGCTGCCTCGTACTGTAGCTGGCGAAGCAGAATCCGACGCAAAGGTGACCGCTTCGGTCCAGGATGCGTCGGTGTCGTGA
- a CDS encoding 3-hydroxyacyl-CoA dehydrogenase family protein — protein MPLLEIVRGEATSDEAVAKALDLARVLGKTPIVVRDGRGFYTSRVVGAYTREALLLLAEGVPPQIVDNAAINAGMPIGPLAMADQTSLDLLFDILGSLAGEGKEQEPFTRALAVLNRMALQLGRPGRKAGKGIYDYEENGDKTAWSGLSSEFPRTAPLPSPQDIERRLMHIQALETIRALDEHVINDPMAADVASVLGWSFPAFKGGVLSYVDGIGAIEFVSQCKVLEERYGERFAPPESLCRMAVEARTFRDLAGESHV, from the coding sequence ATGCCCCTGCTTGAAATCGTGCGTGGCGAAGCGACCTCCGATGAAGCCGTGGCGAAGGCGCTCGATCTGGCAAGGGTTCTTGGCAAGACGCCGATCGTCGTGCGTGACGGGCGCGGCTTCTATACCAGCCGGGTGGTCGGCGCGTACACGCGGGAGGCACTGCTGCTTCTCGCCGAAGGCGTCCCGCCGCAGATCGTCGACAACGCAGCCATCAATGCTGGCATGCCGATCGGCCCGCTGGCGATGGCGGACCAGACATCGCTCGATCTTCTCTTCGATATTCTCGGCAGCCTGGCAGGGGAGGGTAAGGAGCAGGAACCATTCACTCGGGCCCTTGCCGTGCTGAATCGCATGGCGTTGCAACTGGGGCGGCCCGGTCGCAAGGCGGGAAAAGGCATCTACGACTACGAAGAGAACGGCGACAAGACCGCCTGGAGTGGACTGTCATCGGAGTTTCCGCGTACGGCGCCGCTGCCGAGCCCTCAAGACATCGAAAGGCGCCTGATGCACATTCAGGCACTCGAAACGATTCGGGCGTTGGACGAGCACGTTATCAATGACCCAATGGCCGCTGACGTCGCATCGGTGCTGGGATGGTCGTTCCCGGCCTTCAAGGGCGGTGTTCTCTCTTACGTCGATGGTATCGGTGCCATCGAGTTTGTCAGCCAGTGCAAGGTTCTGGAAGAACGCTACGGAGAGCGGTTCGCCCCCCCCGAGAGCTTGTGCCGGATGGCCGTCGAGGCACGTACGTTTCGGGATCTTGCGGGGGAAAGTCATGTTTGA